A single region of the Alteriqipengyuania flavescens genome encodes:
- a CDS encoding cob(I)yrinic acid a,c-diamide adenosyltransferase gives MVKLNKIYTRTGDDGSTGLVDGSRTAKHGARIAAIGSVDEANSAIGHALIAASDHAAALTRIQNDLFDLGADLATPAGESEDFAPSEMVLRIVPAQVTWLEDAIDTLNETLEPLTSFILPGGSEAAARLHVARATVRRAERDVVALAGDEPVNPAALAYINRLSDYLFTLARAVNGGEDPLWTPGANR, from the coding sequence ATGGTCAAGCTCAACAAGATCTACACCCGGACCGGCGACGACGGTTCGACCGGACTTGTCGACGGCAGCCGCACCGCGAAGCACGGCGCGCGCATCGCCGCCATCGGCTCGGTCGACGAGGCGAATTCCGCGATCGGCCACGCGCTGATCGCCGCGAGCGACCATGCCGCCGCGCTGACCCGCATCCAGAACGATTTGTTCGACCTTGGTGCCGACCTTGCGACGCCTGCTGGCGAAAGCGAGGACTTCGCGCCGTCCGAGATGGTGCTGCGCATCGTGCCGGCGCAAGTGACCTGGCTGGAAGATGCCATCGATACGCTCAACGAAACGCTCGAACCGCTGACCAGCTTCATCCTGCCCGGCGGGAGCGAGGCAGCAGCCCGGCTCCACGTTGCGCGCGCAACCGTCCGCCGGGCGGAGCGTGACGTTGTCGCATTGGCCGGTGATGAGCCAGTCAATCCCGCGGCGCTCGCCTATATCAACCGTCTGTCGGATTATCTGTTCACGCTCGCGCGGGCGGTGAACGGGGGCGAGGACCCGCTGTGGACGCCGGGGGCCAATCGCTAG
- the gluQRS gene encoding tRNA glutamyl-Q(34) synthetase GluQRS — protein MTTTRFAPSPNGPLHLGHAFSAIVAHDLAKAGGGRFLLRIEDIDGPRSRPELADEFRRDLEWLGLEWAEVPPQSARLGRYAEAAQALQDRGLLYRCRCTRADIAANATETGPDGPVYPGTCKAAAIPEAEPAASRLDVAGALSETGPLQWTDTLHGDQPTQPQLLGDVVLVRKDLPASYHLAATLDDAADGVTLVTRGADLFNATHIHRLLQAVLGLPVPQWHHHPLLLGDDGRKLAKRRGSPSLADRRLAGEDGRALADDLRQARFPAGITLSPFLSGEP, from the coding sequence GTGACCACCACCCGTTTCGCCCCCAGCCCCAATGGCCCGCTGCACCTCGGCCACGCGTTTTCCGCCATCGTGGCCCACGACCTTGCGAAGGCGGGCGGCGGGCGGTTCCTGCTGCGGATCGAGGACATCGACGGGCCCCGCTCCCGGCCCGAACTGGCGGATGAATTCCGCCGCGATCTCGAATGGCTGGGGCTAGAGTGGGCCGAGGTCCCGCCGCAGTCCGCGCGGCTTGGCCGCTATGCCGAAGCGGCGCAGGCCCTGCAGGATCGCGGGCTTCTCTACCGCTGCCGCTGCACCCGCGCGGATATCGCCGCGAATGCCACAGAAACCGGCCCCGACGGACCGGTGTATCCGGGCACCTGCAAGGCTGCAGCAATCCCGGAAGCGGAGCCTGCCGCGTCGCGGCTGGACGTGGCCGGGGCGCTCTCTGAAACCGGACCGCTCCAATGGACCGACACGCTTCACGGTGACCAGCCGACGCAGCCGCAGCTGCTCGGCGACGTGGTGCTGGTGCGCAAGGACCTGCCGGCGAGCTACCACCTTGCCGCCACGCTTGACGATGCGGCGGACGGGGTGACCCTCGTCACGCGCGGGGCCGACCTGTTCAATGCAACTCATATCCACCGGCTGCTCCAGGCCGTGCTCGGCCTGCCGGTGCCACAGTGGCATCACCATCCGCTGTTGCTGGGCGATGACGGGCGCAAGCTTGCCAAGCGGCGCGGCTCCCCCTCGCTCGCCGACCGACGGCTGGCGGGGGAGGACGGGCGCGCATTGGCCGACGACTTGCGGCAAGCGCGCTTTCCCGCTGGAATTACCCTGTCGCCTTTCCTATCTGGTGAACCATGA
- a CDS encoding HNH endonuclease, translating into MFKAELLERAANFRSATEDPDRRLESCPALVLNADYTPLSYYPLSLWPWQTAIKAVFLERVDIVETYDRAVHSQSLDMQVPSVIALRQYVKPSQFPAFTRFNVFLRDRFACQYCGSPQNLTFDHVVPRRLGGKTTWENIVAACAPCNMKKGGRTPKQAAMPVLNEPIRPTSWQLQKQGRGFPPGYLHETWRDWLYWDIELEE; encoded by the coding sequence TTGTTCAAGGCCGAATTGCTGGAGCGCGCGGCGAATTTCCGCAGCGCCACGGAGGATCCGGACCGGCGGCTGGAAAGCTGCCCTGCGCTGGTGCTGAATGCGGACTACACGCCGCTGTCCTATTACCCGCTCAGCCTGTGGCCGTGGCAGACGGCGATCAAGGCGGTGTTCCTGGAGCGGGTCGATATCGTCGAAACCTACGACCGGGCGGTGCATTCGCAATCGCTCGACATGCAGGTGCCGTCCGTGATCGCCCTGCGGCAATATGTGAAGCCGAGCCAGTTTCCCGCCTTTACCCGCTTCAACGTGTTCCTGCGCGATCGCTTCGCCTGCCAGTACTGCGGTAGCCCGCAGAACCTGACCTTCGACCATGTCGTGCCGCGACGGCTGGGGGGCAAGACGACGTGGGAGAACATCGTCGCCGCCTGCGCGCCGTGCAACATGAAGAAGGGCGGGCGCACGCCGAAACAGGCGGCGATGCCGGTGCTGAACGAACCGATCCGCCCGACCAGCTGGCAATTGCAGAAACAGGGGCGCGGCTTCCCGCCCGGCTACCTCCACGAAACCTGGCGCGACTGGCTCTATTGGGACATCGAGCTGGAGGAGTAA
- the kynU gene encoding kynureninase, protein MLPRARELDEADPLADYRDRFLLPDEVIYLDGNSLGALPRATPKRIAEVVGTEWGHGLIRSWNSADWIGLPQRVGGKIAPLIGAAPHEVVACDSVSVNLFKLISAALELRPGRNVVLSEPGNFPTDLYMIEGSRAEQRLADRESLAGALDGDVALLLLTHAHYKTGALFDMAALTKAAHDAGALVLWDLSHSGGALPVDLRSCGADFAVGCGYKYLNGGPGAPAYAFVAERHHDALRQPLSGWMGHAQPFAFDDAYRPAPGVDRLLCGTPPVIQMTALEVGVDLVAEMGVERLWAKSRALSEFLRECLGELGGETELELVSPTDAQARCSQLSYRHEEAYALSQALIARGIIGDFRAPDILRLGFAPAYLTFEDIARAAAALREILDTGAWDRDEFRQRAAVT, encoded by the coding sequence ATGCTCCCCCGGGCCCGCGAACTGGACGAGGCGGATCCGCTCGCCGATTATCGCGACCGCTTCCTGCTGCCCGACGAGGTGATCTATCTCGACGGAAATTCCCTCGGCGCGCTGCCCAGGGCCACGCCGAAGCGGATTGCCGAGGTTGTCGGCACCGAGTGGGGCCACGGCCTGATCCGCAGCTGGAACTCCGCCGACTGGATCGGCCTGCCCCAGCGCGTGGGCGGCAAGATCGCCCCGCTGATCGGCGCCGCGCCGCATGAGGTGGTCGCCTGCGACAGCGTGAGCGTGAACCTTTTCAAGCTGATTTCCGCAGCGCTCGAATTGCGTCCGGGGCGCAACGTGGTGCTGAGCGAGCCCGGCAATTTCCCGACCGACCTCTACATGATCGAAGGCAGCCGGGCCGAGCAGCGGCTGGCGGACCGGGAATCGCTGGCGGGCGCACTGGACGGCGATGTGGCGCTGCTCCTGCTCACCCACGCCCATTACAAGACCGGCGCGTTGTTCGACATGGCCGCGCTGACGAAAGCGGCGCACGATGCGGGTGCGCTGGTGCTGTGGGACCTGTCGCATTCGGGCGGCGCGCTGCCGGTCGACCTGCGCAGCTGCGGAGCCGATTTCGCGGTCGGCTGCGGCTACAAGTATTTGAACGGCGGGCCGGGCGCGCCAGCCTATGCCTTCGTGGCGGAGCGGCATCACGACGCGCTGCGCCAGCCGCTGAGCGGGTGGATGGGCCATGCGCAGCCCTTCGCTTTCGACGACGCGTATCGGCCTGCGCCCGGGGTGGACCGCCTGCTCTGCGGCACGCCCCCGGTGATCCAGATGACCGCGCTGGAAGTGGGCGTCGACCTCGTTGCCGAAATGGGCGTCGAGCGCCTGTGGGCAAAGTCACGCGCGCTGTCGGAATTCCTCCGCGAATGCCTGGGTGAACTCGGGGGCGAGACCGAGTTGGAGCTTGTTTCTCCCACGGACGCGCAGGCGCGGTGCAGCCAGCTGAGCTATCGGCACGAAGAGGCCTATGCGCTGAGCCAGGCGCTGATTGCCCGCGGCATCATCGGCGATTTCCGCGCGCCCGACATCCTGCGCCTCGGTTTTGCGCCAGCGTACCTGACCTTCGAAGACATCGCCCGAGCCGCCGCCGCCCTGCGCGAAATCCTCGACACGGGCGCCTGGGACCGCGACGAGTTCAGGCAACGCGCGGCGGTGACCTGA
- the kynB gene encoding arylformamidase, with translation MTRRATIRDISQTLRPGLPVWPGDTGFAIERSWKMEDGSPVNVGRMTMSTHSGTHGDAPLHYAASGVDIASVSLDPYIGECMVVDAREVKGRQIDVGDLPHLESADRVLFRTFDSFPHDAWDEGFTAIAADAIEWLALQGVRLIGTDAPSVDPQDSKTMDAHRAVLKHDMRILEGLVLDGVEEGRYELIALPLKIAGGDAGLCRAILRDLPDA, from the coding sequence ATGACCAGACGCGCAACCATCCGCGACATCAGCCAGACGTTGAGGCCCGGTCTGCCCGTCTGGCCGGGCGACACGGGTTTCGCGATCGAGCGCAGCTGGAAGATGGAGGACGGCAGCCCCGTCAACGTCGGCCGGATGACCATGAGCACCCATTCGGGCACCCACGGCGACGCGCCGCTCCACTACGCCGCCAGCGGCGTTGATATCGCGAGTGTCTCGCTCGACCCCTATATCGGCGAATGCATGGTGGTCGATGCGCGCGAGGTGAAGGGGCGCCAGATCGATGTCGGCGACCTGCCGCATCTCGAAAGCGCAGACCGCGTGCTTTTCCGCACCTTCGACAGCTTCCCGCACGATGCGTGGGACGAAGGGTTCACCGCCATCGCCGCCGATGCCATCGAATGGCTCGCGCTGCAGGGGGTCCGCCTGATCGGCACCGATGCGCCGAGCGTCGACCCGCAGGATTCCAAGACGATGGACGCGCACAGGGCCGTGCTGAAGCACGACATGCGCATCCTCGAAGGGCTGGTCCTCGATGGGGTCGAGGAAGGCCGCTACGAACTGATTGCCCTGCCGCTGAAGATCGCGGGCGGCGATGCCGGCCTGTGCCGCGCCATCCTGAGGGACCTGCCCGATGCCTGA
- a CDS encoding tryptophan 2,3-dioxygenase, with product MAESADDVTYSSYLDLDRILNAQHPASDAHDELLFILIHQVSELWLKLCLAEIGGAREEIGKDRLRPAFKMLSRVARAQGQLISSWDVLATMTPADYTKLRPHLGSSSGFQSAQYRLMEFMLGGRNPDHVTMHEATPDVAAKLREELTRPSLYDVSLALLRRRGFDIPDAVLNRKLDGAYAHDPSVEAAWAEIYRNAEEHWDLYELAEKLVDLEYHFQRWRFGHLKTVERIIGFKTGTGGTPGVPYLAKVLERGFFPELLSVRTAL from the coding sequence ATGGCAGAATCCGCAGACGACGTAACCTACTCCAGCTATCTCGATCTCGATCGGATCCTGAATGCGCAGCATCCCGCATCGGACGCGCATGACGAGCTGTTGTTCATCCTCATCCACCAGGTCAGCGAATTGTGGCTGAAGCTGTGCCTTGCCGAAATCGGCGGGGCGCGCGAGGAGATCGGCAAGGACCGGCTGCGGCCCGCGTTCAAGATGCTGAGCCGCGTAGCCCGCGCGCAGGGACAGCTGATTTCCAGCTGGGACGTGCTCGCCACGATGACGCCCGCCGATTACACCAAGCTGCGCCCGCATCTCGGCAGCTCCTCCGGCTTCCAGTCGGCGCAGTACCGCCTGATGGAATTCATGCTGGGCGGGCGCAATCCCGACCATGTCACGATGCACGAGGCGACACCAGACGTGGCGGCGAAACTGCGCGAGGAGTTGACCCGGCCGAGCCTTTATGACGTGTCGCTCGCCTTGCTCCGGCGGCGCGGGTTCGACATCCCCGACGCGGTACTGAACCGCAAGCTCGACGGGGCCTATGCGCACGACCCGTCGGTCGAGGCGGCATGGGCGGAAATCTATCGCAACGCGGAAGAACACTGGGATCTCTACGAGCTGGCCGAAAAGCTGGTCGATCTCGAATACCATTTCCAGCGCTGGCGGTTCGGGCACCTCAAGACGGTGGAGCGGATCATCGGCTTCAAGACCGGCACCGGCGGGACGCCCGGCGTGCCCTATCTCGCCAAGGTTCTGGAACGGGGCTTCTTCCCGGAGCTTCTTTCTGTGAGAACCGCCCTATGA
- a CDS encoding DUF4112 domain-containing protein: protein MGLDLPVGNDPASIRRRIEAMEALLERSFVIPGWNRPVGLDAVAGLIPVVGDFVTMAMGAYIVWEAKNLGMPKWKLLRMAGNVGFDSLLGAVPVVGDAFDFFYRSNTKNLKIVKKHLDRHHPADRTIDG, encoded by the coding sequence ATGGGCTTGGACCTGCCGGTCGGCAACGACCCGGCCTCCATCCGCCGCCGGATCGAGGCGATGGAAGCCTTGCTGGAGCGCAGCTTCGTCATCCCGGGCTGGAACCGCCCGGTCGGCCTCGACGCGGTGGCGGGCCTGATCCCGGTGGTCGGCGACTTCGTGACGATGGCGATGGGCGCCTATATCGTGTGGGAAGCGAAGAACCTCGGCATGCCGAAGTGGAAGCTGCTCCGCATGGCGGGCAATGTCGGCTTCGACAGCCTGCTCGGCGCCGTGCCCGTCGTGGGGGATGCGTTCGACTTCTTCTACCGGTCGAACACCAAGAACCTCAAGATCGTGAAGAAGCACCTCGACCGGCACCATCCGGCGGACCGCACGATAGACGGCTGA